One Hemibagrus wyckioides isolate EC202008001 linkage group LG09, SWU_Hwy_1.0, whole genome shotgun sequence DNA segment encodes these proteins:
- the LOC131359791 gene encoding intraflagellar transport protein 43 homolog isoform X1, whose protein sequence is MDDSLQIGDNGFNGFPKSTAKSGRRARQSVDQASAEESRHGRKSSSSGTSAPGEEEDETGPPPKPPRRQGGWAEESTGTGSAKAGRRQGAEEVEDRRLRPQTPKGSDDESDIPVIPDLDEVQEEDLTMQVAAPPSIQVNRVMTYRDLDNDLMKYTAFQTLDGEIDLKLLTKVLAPEQEVREEDVGWDWDHLFTEVSSELQTEWDQGEREEQSPLPVA, encoded by the exons ATGGACGATTCGTTGCAAATAGGTGATAATGGATTCAACGGATTTCCGAAAAGT ACTGCAAAAAGTGGCAGAAGGGCTCGTCAATCTGTTGATCAGGCGTCTGCAGAAGAGTCACGACACGGCAGGAAGTCGTCCTCCTCGGGCACGTCAGCACCAGGAGAG GAGGAGGATGAGACG GGACCTCCACCTAAGCCACCTCGCAGACAGGGAGGCTGGGCTGAAGAGTCCACCGGGACCGGATCTGCCAA AGCCGGAAGAAGACAAGGTGCCGAGGAGGTCGAGGA CCGCCGGTTAAGACCTCAGACCCCCAAGGGCTCGGATGATGAAAGCG ACATTCCCGTGATCCCAGATCTGGATGAAGTACAGGAAGAGGACCTCACCATGCAAGTGGCTGCACCTCCAAG TATCCAGGTGAACAGAGTGATGACCTACAGGGATCTGGACAATGATCTCATGAAGTATACAGCATTTCAGACTCTG gaTGGTGAGATTGACCTGAAACTTCTCACCAAGGTTTTAGCACCAGAGCAGGAGGTGAGAGAG GAGGATGTTGGCTGGGACTGGGATCATCTATTTACGGAGGTGTCCTCCGAGCTGCAGACGGAATGGGatcaaggagagagagaggagcagtcTCCTCTTCCTGTGGCCTGA
- the LOC131359791 gene encoding intraflagellar transport protein 43 homolog isoform X2, whose protein sequence is MDDSLQIGDNGFNGFPKSTAKSGRRARQSVDQASAEESRHGRKSSSSGTSAPGEGPPPKPPRRQGGWAEESTGTGSAKAGRRQGAEEVEDRRLRPQTPKGSDDESDIPVIPDLDEVQEEDLTMQVAAPPSIQVNRVMTYRDLDNDLMKYTAFQTLDGEIDLKLLTKVLAPEQEVREEDVGWDWDHLFTEVSSELQTEWDQGEREEQSPLPVA, encoded by the exons ATGGACGATTCGTTGCAAATAGGTGATAATGGATTCAACGGATTTCCGAAAAGT ACTGCAAAAAGTGGCAGAAGGGCTCGTCAATCTGTTGATCAGGCGTCTGCAGAAGAGTCACGACACGGCAGGAAGTCGTCCTCCTCGGGCACGTCAGCACCAGGAGAG GGACCTCCACCTAAGCCACCTCGCAGACAGGGAGGCTGGGCTGAAGAGTCCACCGGGACCGGATCTGCCAA AGCCGGAAGAAGACAAGGTGCCGAGGAGGTCGAGGA CCGCCGGTTAAGACCTCAGACCCCCAAGGGCTCGGATGATGAAAGCG ACATTCCCGTGATCCCAGATCTGGATGAAGTACAGGAAGAGGACCTCACCATGCAAGTGGCTGCACCTCCAAG TATCCAGGTGAACAGAGTGATGACCTACAGGGATCTGGACAATGATCTCATGAAGTATACAGCATTTCAGACTCTG gaTGGTGAGATTGACCTGAAACTTCTCACCAAGGTTTTAGCACCAGAGCAGGAGGTGAGAGAG GAGGATGTTGGCTGGGACTGGGATCATCTATTTACGGAGGTGTCCTCCGAGCTGCAGACGGAATGGGatcaaggagagagagaggagcagtcTCCTCTTCCTGTGGCCTGA